The Akkermansia sp. RCC_12PD genome contains the following window.
CTTCCGGGTCCAGGGAAGCCAGCCTGGCGTACAATTCTTCCGTGGAATAGTTCGCAAAAGAGGCGCGGAGGGCGGCATTCCCCGGCGGCGCTTCCGACAGGCCGTGAGAAAGGAATTTGAAGTACAGGCCGGAACCGCCCGTGATGATGGCCGTTTTTCCGCGGGAATGAATATCCTTCACGCACCGCATGGCGCGGTGGTAGTGTTCCGTGGCGTCCCAGGGCATTTGGACTGGAATGATGGAAACCATGTGGTGGAGAATGCGCGCCCGATCTTCCGGGGAAGGAGCCGCCGTCAGGATGGGAAGTTCCCGGTAGACCTGATAGGCGTCCGAACTGACGATCTCTGCTCCCAGCATTTCCGCCAGTTCCACAGCCACGGCGGATTTTCCCGACCCGGTGGGACCTGCCAGGAACAAGGTCATGGGAAACGCTATTTTGTTGGGGGGAAAAGTTTCAATCATAACATGGAGCAATGGCGGATAGTGCTTGTTGTTTCCGTGAGATACCTAAAAGCTGTTGAAGAAAAGGGTAAAGTGAAGACGAGATGGCTTCATATTTCAGGGCGTTGAGATGCAGGGCGCCCTAAGTGTAAAGGTTGGTATCCTTTCCCGGAAGTAAGAAATAGAGGGGAGGAATACGGACATTTTTTCAAAATCCTGTTTGAACAGCATTTTTTGAATATTTCTGTGCGCGATCCTTTTTGGTAATAAGCAGTGGAATGATAATGATGACGGTTGTTTCAGGGCTGTAAATTTCCTTGTTTTTTTAACGATGGCCATATTTCTTAAAAGAGTCGGCCAACCCAGACTTTTTTGTCCTCTCATATTCATGACTCCTGAAGGGAGGAAAGAGATGCTCTGTTCCAGAAAAGAAAGGGGATGAGCAGCGTATAACGCCGTTTGAACGCTTTTTTCCAGGAATTATTTCGACCCATGAAATAGGCTGCCAAAATCAGGAAGAATGCCACCCAGCCATTGAACACCGGCAGCCGGAACATGCTGGCGAAAGAAAAAATCGGCGTATGGACACATGCAATCAGGCATGCTGCAAGAAATCTGGATATGTCAATCCAATGTTCTTGGGATGATGCGTTTTTATCAGAAAGATTTGTTTGAGGAATTTGAGATGTCATGACAGAATCTGCCTTTTGGCAGTCCTGAGGCAGGCAAGAGAAATGTTCAAGGGTAGATGGCTCCCGGTGTTTCTCAAGGATGTTTGAGGCGTTCGGGAAGAGGTTTGTTCTCTGCGGGATTGCCGATGGCGAGACAGCCGGAGGGAACGTCTCTGGTGACGACGGCTCCCGCGGCGACCACGGCTCCGGGACCGATGGTGACGCCTTTCAGAATAATGGCTCTGGCGCCAATGAAGCATCCTTCCCCGATATGAATGGGGCGCCCCTGCTCCGGTTGTCCCCAGGTATTCCCCCATCTGGCGCCGCGCAGGGGATAGTGCATGTCATTGTCCAGAATCAGCGCGTTTGCGCCTATCAAGGTGTGGCGCCCTATGTGGATGCCGTTGACGCAGACCAGAGTGGCTCCGCTGACGCCGCAGCCGTCTTCCAGAGTAATGCGGGCTTCATGTGAAAGAGCCGCCAGGCAGGCATGATGGGAAAGAACCGGATTCATCCGTGCCATGGAGTGGATGGTGACGCCGTTGCCGATGGTGATGGAAGCTCCCGGGAATTTTTTGATCCGAGGCAGTCCGGACAGGATGACGCCCGTTCCGGTACGCACTCCCCGGAGTTTGAGGAGCAGGCATCCTATTCCGGAGAGCAGATGGATAAGGAATAATTTCATCAGCGTAAATGCAGCATGGTGTGATAACGTGAGAGGCAATCAGCCGCTGTTTGCTCTGCGTCAAGCAGACGGCGGCATTCCTGATGTTCCTCCATTCCCATGGAAAGGGCCGTATCCAGGTCTTTGGAAAGTTTCAGTGCGGCTTCCCTGATGGCTCCGCTGTCGCGGACTGGGATGATGTATCCCGATATTCCATCTTTGACATATTGGACCTGCCCCCCTTCCGCCGTGGTGATTACCGGGAGGCCCATGACTCTTGCCTCCTTCACGATGTTGGGACAACAGTCCGCCAGGGTGGGATGCGCCAGGAACCACGCTGTGGAGAGATGCTGTTGGAGTTCTGGGCGGGAAATGCTGCCCAGCCAGTGGATATTAGGCGTAGATTGGGCTTCCAGACGTTCTCTGAGAGCGCCTCTGCCTGCAATGAATAGCTGGATATGCGCAAGATCCGGATGCGAGAAAGCCTCCACCAGGTAGGAGATGCCCTTCAATTCATAAATAGTTCCGGCAAAGAAGCAGGA
Protein-coding sequences here:
- a CDS encoding acyltransferase family protein: MTSQIPQTNLSDKNASSQEHWIDISRFLAACLIACVHTPIFSFASMFRLPVFNGWVAFFLILAAYFMGRNNSWKKAFKRRYTLLIPFLFWNRASLSSLQES
- a CDS encoding DapH/DapD/GlmU-related protein, giving the protein MKLFLIHLLSGIGCLLLKLRGVRTGTGVILSGLPRIKKFPGASITIGNGVTIHSMARMNPVLSHHACLAALSHEARITLEDGCGVSGATLVCVNGIHIGRHTLIGANALILDNDMHYPLRGARWGNTWGQPEQGRPIHIGEGCFIGARAIILKGVTIGPGAVVAAGAVVTRDVPSGCLAIGNPAENKPLPERLKHP